In Musa acuminata AAA Group cultivar baxijiao chromosome BXJ2-10, Cavendish_Baxijiao_AAA, whole genome shotgun sequence, a genomic segment contains:
- the LOC135625246 gene encoding RING-H2 finger protein ATL60-like, producing the protein MAEPGDQAIGGGAGGVDVVRINSKVMVAAAVFLFMVVVFVFFLYLYARRYFRPNPALRGRSRTRFVFAAADIDPAPRRGLDAAVLCSLPVTVYRAADFEEGLECAVCLCEMVDGEEARLLPKCGHGFHLECIDMWFHSHSTCPLCRGPVGAEPSANPDAGAEATEAQPPETVRESLVFPPNPLFCGDQDQANAENSSTTGEAEGDGSPEGPSTSSGSSSSKKPQEGHLVIEIPRRVVDEFPSRGTPLPSSRFAMEDTGSPVTARFRSLRRLWSLGGRTAGSPCSPRVGDIEQALGGGEGRALPPKSPANS; encoded by the coding sequence ATGGCAGAGCCAGGTGATCAGGCGATCGGCGGCGGCGCCGGTGGCGTAGACGTCGTCAGGATAAACAGCAAGGTGATGGTGGCGGCGGCCGTCTTCCTCTTCATGGTCGTCgttttcgtcttcttcctctaccTCTATGCCAGGCGCTACTTCCGTCCGAACCCCGCCCTCCGGGGTCGCTCCCGGACCCGCTTCGTATTCGCCGCGGCTGACATCGACCCCGCACCTCGCCGTGGCCTCGACGCGGCCGTGCTCTGCTCGCTGCCCGTCACCGTCTATCGGGCGGCGGACTTCGAGGAGGGACTCGAGTGCGCGGTCTGCCTCTGCGAGATGGTCGACGGCGAGGAGGCCCGGCTGCTGCCCAAGTGCGGCCACGGGTTCCACCTCGAGTGCATCGACATGTGGTTCCATTCTCACTCCACCTGCCCGCTGTGCCGGGGCCCCGTCGGCGCGGAGCCCTCCGCGAACCCGGATGCCGGTGCTGAAGCAACGGAAGCTCAACCGCCTGAGACTGTTCGCGAGTCACTGGTGTTCCCGCCAAACCCGTTGTTCTGCGGCGATCAAGATCAGGCGAACGCCGAGAATTCTTCGACTACGGGAGAGGCAGAGGGAGATGGCTCACCGGAAGGGCCTTCGACTTCTTCAGGCAGCTCATCGTCGAAGAAGCCACAGGAAGGGCATCTCGTGATCGAGATACCGAGGAGGGTGGTGGACGAGTTCCCGTCGCGAGGCACTCCATTGCCGTCGAGTAGGTTCGCCATGGAAGACACGGGGTCGCCTGTTACGGCGAGGTTTAGGTCGCTGCGGAGGCTTTGGAGCCTGGGGGGGAGGACTGCTGGTTCGCCGTGTAGCCCCCGAGTGGGCGACATCGAACAGGCGTTGGGAGGAGGAGAGGGACGCGCTCTGCCTCCAAAGTCTCCGGCCAACTCGTGA
- the LOC103969031 gene encoding triacylglycerol lipase OBL1, with protein sequence MLRSNGYLLLPSPSLPFCHLLTLRRYAEPCSPSSFVATMADNGMMDTAEEGGDETCDFAYLILRPDGGGLVDLARFLVSGGNARRFLQSSEEEDGGGLGPIPDDHRCVILVSILVRRIIAFFGKPMAWCGMLVEFLLNLLSLNGGLRGLLLSLLSGKAAVPQRGSATFVSAIGHLDKRVDLLKFDAASLRSEEESEEVAACSQVGRRAVMDLCMMASKLAYENDKVVADVVNNHWKMHFVEFYNCWNDYQKKKSTQVFILCDKRLDASIVLISFRGTEPFDPDDWNTDIDYSWYKIPKMGRIHMGFLEALGLGNRIQVSTFQFHLQGHSLKRSYSGTEVNYDTSSLFVERKDESLEMDKENAYYVIRSKLKDLLHEHKKAKFIVTGHSLGGALAVLFPAVLLFHEEEELLKRLFGVYTFGQPRVGDRQFERFMEDHLCHPKSKYFRVVYCNDLVPRLPYDNKTFLYKHFGTCLYYDSLYIEQNVEEEPNRNYFGLRYLLPEHMNAVWELIRSLSMRYAYGTEYKETWFSICLRIYGLLMPGVSAHSPVNYINSIRLGRPVADTASF encoded by the exons ATGCTTCGCTCTAATGGCTACCTGCTCCTTCCATCCCCCTCCCTTCCGTTCTGCCATCTCCTCACTCTTCGTCGCTATGCCGAACCCTGCTCTCCATCTTCGTTCGTAGCTACGATGGCTGACAATGGCATGATGGACACCGCAGAGGAAGGGGGCGATGAGACTTGTGACTTCGCGTACCTGATTCTGAGACCCGATGGTGGCGGCCTGGTGGACCTCGCCCGGTTTCTGGTGTCCGGTGGCAATGCCCGCAGGTTCCTTCAGAGCTCTGAGGAGGAGGATGGAGGAGGACTGGGGCCGATCCCGGAtgaccatcgatgtgtcatactGGTGTCCATTCTGGTCCGCAGGATCATTGCATTCTTCGGCAAGCCCATGGCGTGGTGTGGGATGCTGGTGGAGTTCCTCTTGAACCTCCTCTCCCTCAATGGCGGCCTCCGCGGCCTGCTCCTCAGCCTCCTCTCAG GGAAAGCGGCGGTGCCGCAGAGGGGCTCAGCGACGTTCGTCAGTGCGATTGGGCACCTGGACAAGCGTGTGGACCTGCTCAAGTTCGATGCGGCCTCATTGAGGTCGGAAGAGGAGAGCGAGGAGGTTGCTGCTTGCTCCCAAGTCGGGAGAAGGGCTGTGATGGACCTCTGCATGATGGCTTCCAAGCTAGCTTATGAGAATGACAAGGTGGTCGCCGACGTCGTCAACAACCATTGGAAG ATGCATTTTGTGGAGTTCTACAATTGCTGGAATG ATTATCAAAAGAAAAAGTCTACTCAAGTCTTCATCTTATGCGACAAGCGATTAGATGCCAGTATAGTGTTAATCAGCTTCCGCGGAACTGAGCCTTTTGATCCAGATGACTGGAACACAGATATCGACTACTCATGGTATAAGATCCCAAAAATGGGGAGGATTCACATGGGCTTCCTTGAGGCTCTTGGATTAGGCAACAGAATTCAGGTCTCCACTTTCCAATTCCATCTTCAAGGTCACTCTTTAAAAAGGAGCTATTCAGGTACCGAAGTAAACTATGACAccagcagtttatttgttgaaagaAAGGATGAATCACTAGAGATGGATAAGGAGAATGCATATTATGTCATTAGGAGTAAGTTAAAAGACTTGCTTCATGAGCACAAGAAGGCAAAATTCATTGTAACAGGTCATAGCTTGGGTGGTGCACTGGCTGTGTTGTTTCCGGCAGTGTTATTGTTTCACGAGGAAGAAGAATTGCTGAAGAGGTTATTTGGAGTGTATACTTTTGGACAGCCAAGGGTTGGGGATCGACAGTTCGAGAGGTTCATGGAAGATCACTTGTGCCATCCAAAGTCCAAGTACTTCAGAGTGGTCTATTGCAATGATCTTGTTCCGAGGCTGCCTTATGATAACAAGACTTTCTTGTACAAGCACTTCGGAACATGCTTGTACTACGATAGCCTCTATATCGAGCAG aaCGTAGAGGAAGAGCCTAACAGGAACTACTTTGGGCTGAGATATCTTCTTCCAGAGCACATGAATGCAGTCTGGGAGCTCATCAGGAGCCTAAGCATGAGGTATGCCTATGGAACAGAGTACAAGGAGACCTGGTTCTCCATATGCCTTCGGATATATGGACTACTAATGCCCGGTGTTTCAGCTCATAGCCCTGTAAATTACATAAACAGTATAAGACTGGGAAGGCCAGTAGCTGATACTGCCTCCTTCTGA
- the LOC103969861 gene encoding uncharacterized protein LOC103969861 isoform X1, giving the protein MYSSHGVILPVNLGRSIRKVMHKVGKGRVVESRCRRPDLASCSSGDAFASCSGLDINHDAREGRRRKMCCHRTQLEQEVQRLQQQLQEEIDVHVALAYAVAHNAVPFLSSPSSLPDRARELLHDIGTLETTVSKLEEELASLQLQHCQERTERHLAENHLEYFPSFSPESPTSSSCLWEELLGSCNRVDEGNKMDVCLQQSDAAELKKDLLQRNLCNNPNQLSEEMVRCTRNIFLCLSESSDRCSKASSLDCLPSQSSPNDQRSFSSFTSFSDSSLISSPFRNPPNGTHKTDEVMDQVDGFDPYGVNGKVQSRNIGTYRLAAEVSWMSVGKAELEYASEALKGYRFLVEQLAKVNPACMGGNERLSFWVNVYNALTMHAYLAYGVPRSDIKLFSLMQKASYIVGGHSFSAAEIEFVILKMKPPAHRPQLGLLLAVHRFKISEEHRKYSIDRLEPLVLFALSSGMYSSPAVRVFTPDNIQDELQNSKKDYIQASIGIGEKGKLLVPTLLHCFAKGIVEDSLLVDWIRQHLSPDEVIISRDSTSLQKRWLLDVQSFSIIPFDPSFRYLFLPDDNTSRESPHDRSV; this is encoded by the exons ATGTATTCTTCCCATGGCGTCATTCTTCCCGTGAACCT GGGAAGATCGATCCGGAAAGTGATGCATAAGGTGGGGAAAGGTCGGGTGGTGGAGTCGCGGTGCAGGCGACCGGATCTGGCTTCGTGTTCCTCTGGAGACGCCTTCGCGAGCTGTTCCGGCCTCGAT ATCAATCATGATGCGAGAGAAGGAAGGCGGCGGAAGATGTGCTGCCATAGAACTCAACTTGAACAAGAA GTTCAGAGATTGCAGCAGCAACTGCAGGAAGAGATTGATGTGCATGTGGCTTTAGCATATGCAGTAGCACATAATGCTGTCCCTTTTTTGAGCTCTCCTTCCAGTCTTCCAGATAGA GCTCGGGAGCTTCTACATGATATAGGAACACTGGAGACTACAGTTTCTAAGCTTGAAGAGGAGTTGGCTTCTTTGCAGCTTCAGCATTGTCAAGAAAGGACTGAACGCCATCTTGCTGAAAACCATCTAGAATATTTTCCATCATTTTCACCAGAATCACCTACATCTTCCAGTTGCTTGTGGGAAGAG TTGTTAGGATCATGCAACAGGGTTGACGAAGGGAACAAAATGGATGTCTGTCTTCAACAGTCTGATGCAGCGGAATTGAAGAAGGATCTCTTACAAAGGAACTTATGTAATAATCCAAACCAGCTTTCAGAAGAAATGGTGAGATGCACGAGAAATATCTTTCTTTGTCTATCTGAATCATCAGACAGATGTTCAAAGGCATCTTCTTTAGATTGTTTGCCTTCTCAATCATCACCAAATGACCAGCGGTCTTTTTCTTCATTCACATCCTTTTCTGATTCATCCTTAATATCCTCACCTTTTCGAAATCCTCCAAATGGAACACATAAAACTGATGAGGTAATGGATCAAGTGGATGGATTTGATCCTTATGGAGTTAATGGCAAGGTGCAAAGCAGGAATATTGGAACGTATCGTTTGGCAGCTGAAGTATCATGGATGTCTGTCGGGAAGGCAGAGCTAGAATATGCTTCTGAGGCTCTAAAAGGTTATAG ATTTCTTGTTgagcaattggcaaaggttaatcCAGCTTGTATGGGTGGGAATGAGAGGCTTTCCTTTTGGGTCAATGTGTATAATGCCTTGACAATGCAT GCCTATTTAGCATATGGAGTTCCTAGAAGCGACATCAAGCTATTTTCCCTCATGCAGAAG GCATCTTATATAGTTGGTGGCCATTCATTCAGTGCAGCTGAGATTGAATTTGTCATTTTAAAGATGAAACCTCCAGCACATCGTCCACAGCTA ggaTTGTTATTGGCTGTTCACAGATTTAAGATTTCTGAAGAGCATAGAAAGTATTCCATTGACAGACTTGAGCCTCTGGTGCTATTTGCCCTTAGCAGTGGGATGTATTCCTCACCTGCG GTAAGGGTCTTCACACCTGATAACATTCAAGATGAGCTTCAGAACTCCAAGAAGGACTATATTCAAGCATCAATAGGTATTGGTGAAAAGGGAAAACTGCTAGTGCCAACACTGCTGCACTGTTTTGCCAAGGGCATTGTTGAGGATTCTTTGTTGGTCGACTGGATTCGTCAACATCTTTCCCCCGATGAAGTAATTATTTCTCGGGATTCTACATCACTGCAGAAGCGGTGGTTGCTTGATGTTCAGAGTTTTAGTATCATCCCGTTTGATCCAAGTTTCCGGTACCTATTCTTGCCTGATGACAATACTTCTCGGGAGTCTCCCCATGATCGGTCTGTTTGA
- the LOC103969861 gene encoding uncharacterized protein LOC103969861 isoform X2: MCCHRTQLEQEVQRLQQQLQEEIDVHVALAYAVAHNAVPFLSSPSSLPDRARELLHDIGTLETTVSKLEEELASLQLQHCQERTERHLAENHLEYFPSFSPESPTSSSCLWEELLGSCNRVDEGNKMDVCLQQSDAAELKKDLLQRNLCNNPNQLSEEMVRCTRNIFLCLSESSDRCSKASSLDCLPSQSSPNDQRSFSSFTSFSDSSLISSPFRNPPNGTHKTDEVMDQVDGFDPYGVNGKVQSRNIGTYRLAAEVSWMSVGKAELEYASEALKGYRFLVEQLAKVNPACMGGNERLSFWVNVYNALTMHAYLAYGVPRSDIKLFSLMQKASYIVGGHSFSAAEIEFVILKMKPPAHRPQLGLLLAVHRFKISEEHRKYSIDRLEPLVLFALSSGMYSSPAVRVFTPDNIQDELQNSKKDYIQASIGIGEKGKLLVPTLLHCFAKGIVEDSLLVDWIRQHLSPDEVIISRDSTSLQKRWLLDVQSFSIIPFDPSFRYLFLPDDNTSRESPHDRSV, translated from the exons ATGTGCTGCCATAGAACTCAACTTGAACAAGAA GTTCAGAGATTGCAGCAGCAACTGCAGGAAGAGATTGATGTGCATGTGGCTTTAGCATATGCAGTAGCACATAATGCTGTCCCTTTTTTGAGCTCTCCTTCCAGTCTTCCAGATAGA GCTCGGGAGCTTCTACATGATATAGGAACACTGGAGACTACAGTTTCTAAGCTTGAAGAGGAGTTGGCTTCTTTGCAGCTTCAGCATTGTCAAGAAAGGACTGAACGCCATCTTGCTGAAAACCATCTAGAATATTTTCCATCATTTTCACCAGAATCACCTACATCTTCCAGTTGCTTGTGGGAAGAG TTGTTAGGATCATGCAACAGGGTTGACGAAGGGAACAAAATGGATGTCTGTCTTCAACAGTCTGATGCAGCGGAATTGAAGAAGGATCTCTTACAAAGGAACTTATGTAATAATCCAAACCAGCTTTCAGAAGAAATGGTGAGATGCACGAGAAATATCTTTCTTTGTCTATCTGAATCATCAGACAGATGTTCAAAGGCATCTTCTTTAGATTGTTTGCCTTCTCAATCATCACCAAATGACCAGCGGTCTTTTTCTTCATTCACATCCTTTTCTGATTCATCCTTAATATCCTCACCTTTTCGAAATCCTCCAAATGGAACACATAAAACTGATGAGGTAATGGATCAAGTGGATGGATTTGATCCTTATGGAGTTAATGGCAAGGTGCAAAGCAGGAATATTGGAACGTATCGTTTGGCAGCTGAAGTATCATGGATGTCTGTCGGGAAGGCAGAGCTAGAATATGCTTCTGAGGCTCTAAAAGGTTATAG ATTTCTTGTTgagcaattggcaaaggttaatcCAGCTTGTATGGGTGGGAATGAGAGGCTTTCCTTTTGGGTCAATGTGTATAATGCCTTGACAATGCAT GCCTATTTAGCATATGGAGTTCCTAGAAGCGACATCAAGCTATTTTCCCTCATGCAGAAG GCATCTTATATAGTTGGTGGCCATTCATTCAGTGCAGCTGAGATTGAATTTGTCATTTTAAAGATGAAACCTCCAGCACATCGTCCACAGCTA ggaTTGTTATTGGCTGTTCACAGATTTAAGATTTCTGAAGAGCATAGAAAGTATTCCATTGACAGACTTGAGCCTCTGGTGCTATTTGCCCTTAGCAGTGGGATGTATTCCTCACCTGCG GTAAGGGTCTTCACACCTGATAACATTCAAGATGAGCTTCAGAACTCCAAGAAGGACTATATTCAAGCATCAATAGGTATTGGTGAAAAGGGAAAACTGCTAGTGCCAACACTGCTGCACTGTTTTGCCAAGGGCATTGTTGAGGATTCTTTGTTGGTCGACTGGATTCGTCAACATCTTTCCCCCGATGAAGTAATTATTTCTCGGGATTCTACATCACTGCAGAAGCGGTGGTTGCTTGATGTTCAGAGTTTTAGTATCATCCCGTTTGATCCAAGTTTCCGGTACCTATTCTTGCCTGATGACAATACTTCTCGGGAGTCTCCCCATGATCGGTCTGTTTGA
- the LOC135625967 gene encoding uncharacterized protein LOC135625967, translated as MLITYENPFEGEEEGCRRCERRGREMDKEAMERYLLSMFWESDRDEVAALVDGPALAWKCGSRSRTAAVGCNKKRLLSKQLSMKETKREVKWEKRRRQILQSRHMMTERGGKEEEEEEDDDEDEAGDGGERRATKRVRNLTDEDLDELRGSIELGFGFNEEEGGHDLLDTLPALDLYFAVNRQLSDIKIPLSPSPVTSPTTASTPSTLCGSPSPRSPDEHSGGPSESWKICNPGDDPQHVKTRLRHWAQAVACSVRQSS; from the exons ATGCTCATCACGTACGAGAATCCGtttgagggggaggaggaggggtgCAGGCGCTGCGAAAGGAGAGGTAGGGAGATGGACAAGGAAGCAATGGAGCGCTATTTGCTGTCGATGTTCTGGGAGAGCGACAGGGACGAGGTGGCGGCGCTGGTCGACGGCCCCGCTTTGGCTTGGAAATGCGGCAGCCGCAGCAGAACCGCCGCCGTCGGATGCAACAAGAAGAGGCTGCTCTCGAAGCAGCTGTCGATGAAGGAGACAAAGAGAGAGGTCAAGTGGGAGAAGCGGCGGAGGCAGATATTGCAAAGCAGGCACATGATGACGGAGAGGggaggaaaggaggaggaggaggaggaggacgacgacgaggACGAGGCCGGCGATGGTGGCGAGAGGAGGGCTACCAAAAGGGTGAGGAACCTGACGGATGAGGACCTAGACGAGCTTAGGGGAAGCATAGAACTTGGGTTCGGGTTCAACGAGGAGGAAGGCGGCCACGACCTCCTCGACACCCTCCCCGCACTCGATCTCTACTTCGCCGTCAACCGCCAGCTCTCCGACATCAAGATACCACTCTCGCCGAGCCCGGTGACCAGCCCCACCACCGCCTCTACTCCGTCGACCTTGTGCGGCTCTCCGAGCCCTCGGAGCCCCGACGAGCATTCAGGAGGCCCCTCGGAGTCGTGGAAGATCTGCAATCCAG GAGACGATCCGCAGCATGTGAAGACGAGACTGAGGCACTGGGCGCAGGCCGTGGCTTGTTCTGTCAGGCAAAGTAGCTGA